The genomic DNA GGATGGACAATATGGGCAAGTGCAATCCCGTAAGTGGCTAGGAAGGGAATATTGCAAAGGTGGGTAGTGCACATGCTAATTCAGTGCATCCCCTTTGCAGTCTCCACAGAGAAGATTCCTGTGGAGCTTTGGCTGGAAACTAAACCTGTCCCCACATAACAAAAGCCCCATGGTAGGGTGGCATCAGTAGTAATGTATCTCCTTCCTCCATGCAGGGAAATTAAGACATTCTTCTACATTTAACTTAGTAGAAAGGAAAACTCTCTAGTAGAGGAGCATGTACTGTGAGAAAATTCTTTCAAGTATAAAGACTTGGTGACAAACCCACTACCTTTCTGATTGAGAAAAACCCCAGATATATACAGCCCACAGCAGCACACTTCTGCTGGAATATATTTAAATCAACATAAGCTATAGGCAGGAAAGAGAACTAAGCAGGTTGTTCTTCCCTTTTCAGAGATGATTCTGCTGGCTGCAttcctgggcctggctgctgtgctgcagccaTCCACCGGACAGGTAGGAcaagagctgggtgggaaacatTTTTCCAATCCCAGGAATATTTTGAGATTTCTGAATCACAATGAAAAGTAAAAATGTCAAATATGTTTGCAAacttataaagaaaaaaacatttttatgtcaATTGAAATGTTCCACTTCAGTCATTTCAAAGTATTTCATGTTGATTATGACTCTTTTTTGAGGAGATGGGGGGTGAAATCTTAAACCTAGTTAAGTCCCGAAAGCAATACAAGCACTTAAATCCGCTTAAGTCCTTAAAATGGCATAAGTGTTCAAGGCAAACTAAAGCAGTGGCTCtaaacctttccaaactactatACCCCtggcaggagtctgatttgtgttgAGTAcccacaagtttcacctcacttaaaaactacttgcttacaaaaccagacataaagatacaaaaatgtcacagcccACTGTCACTGAAAAAttattactttctcatttttaccatataattataaaataaatcaattggaatataaatattgtacttacatttcatatactatacattgagcagttaaaaaaaaagtcattgtctgtatgaaatcttagtgtactgactttgctagtggtttttatgtagcctgttgtaaaactaggaaaatatctagatgagccgATGTACCCGCTTGAAAACATCTGCGTACCCTCAGGGATACACATAACCTGGTGGAGAACCTCTGGACTGAAGGACAGATTCTGCAAAGAAACTTTCCTGATTAACTTTACTCACAAAAGTAGTCCTCTCAATAGCAgtaggattactcatgtgagtaaggtcAGACACATGAAGAAGCAATCATAGGATCAGAGCCTAAGACCCTGAGGCTGAGGAAGGTTTACAAATGAAAAGTGAAAtgacacacacatgcagcaaTACTGACTGAGCTTAGATAGCCATAACCGGGAAAACAGAAGGTTACAAAGAAAACTTCTTTGTAACCTTATGTATAACATtcacaataatgaagaaattCTATAGTGTACTAAAGAACTCAAACACTTCATGGTATTTTCACGGATGGTTCttctcgataacaatccaaagcagcgtggaccgatgcatgttcattttcatcatctgagttagatgctgccagcagaaggttgattttcttttttggtggtttgggttctgtagtttccacatcagtgtgttgctcttttaagacttctgaaagcatgctccacacctcatccttctcagattttggaaggcacttcagattctaaaatcttgggttgaatgctgtagctatctttagaaatctcaggtTGGTActttctttgagttttgtcaaatctgcagtgaaagtgttcttaaaatgatgtgctgggtcatcatccaagactgctattaCACataatatatggcagaatgcaggtaaaacagagcagggaatataCAATTcttctccaaggagttcagtcacaaatttaatttttaatgagcatcattagcatggaatcatgtcctctagaatggtggctgaagcatgaagaggcatgcaaatgtttagcatatctgtcacctaaataccttgcaatgccaactataaaagtgtcatgcaaatgcctgttctcactttctggtgacactgtaaataagaagagggcatcattatcttctgtaaatgtaaacaaacttgtttgtctgagcgattggctgaacaagaagtaggaccaaATGGACTTGGAggctctaaacttttacatttgttttgtttttgagtgcagttatgtaacaaaacaattgacatttgtaagttgcgctttcacggtaaagagattgcactacagtacttgtatgacatgaattgaaaaatactatttattttatttatcccttttcagtgcaaatatttgtaataaaaaataatacacactgtgtattctgtgttataattgaaatcaatatatatgaaaatgtagaaaaacatacaaaatatttaataaatgtcaattggtgTACtattaacagtatgattaaaactgcGGTTATTcaccattaattttttaattgcaaataatttttctTAGTTattcacgtgagttaactgtgattaattgtcagcactattaaataaataaatagtaatacaTTCAGAGGAGTTTTCTTGTCTTTAACAGTACTGTATTTGGCCCAATATATTTCAAAGAATTTGGCAGTCTAAAAATTCTAAGATTTGATAACATTAATCAGTTTTTGATTGCTAAATTGTGGTCACTGGGACCACATGTGAAGTAAGGTGCTATATAGCATAGAATAAAGATATTAGAATCTGACCTATAATTAATTAATCAATGATTGATTGACAGATTTATTCTGATGAAATTAAATTTATAAACGTAATTagtttatgaaatattttaaagacataTTAATTGGAATTGATTCCTAGGTttagatataaaatattttagactCACACAACAAAATACAGGAAAAACTATTGTACATTCCTTTAATCTAGACTCCAGAGTTAGCTTCTCTGTCAGCTGACAACATAAATCAACAAAAGGAGATTGTTGACAAGCACAATGCCTTAAGGAGACGGGTGATGCCAACCGCTAGCAACATGCTGAGGATGGTAAGATGTATTTTGCAAAGCAATCTATAATGCATACAAACCCTATCAATGTAACTAGAAAATTTGGAAGGGCATAGCATATCCCCTGGCAGAAAACATGCCATTTGAATCCTTTCCCTGATAAAATATTAGTGAACATAGTAATTAGTAGGGGAAAGGAGTATGTTGGATATGACAAATCTTGCTGCTCATGAAAAATTTTGTCTCCTTTTGAACTGAAGGGAAAAACCACTAGATCTGGTCTCCTAGGTTGAACTGTGATATATTCTCCATCTAGCTAACCACCATGATATCTAGCCTCCTCCTGAGGTGTGCAGCTACTGAGCTGCTCCTCATTTTACTGCCCAAATGAGAGAGAAGGAATTGTCAAGAAAATTTTCAACACTGAAAATGCAATTTTCCAAGTGTATGTTCTCTTCTATGTTCTGCATTACGAAGTACTAAGAGGTACACATCTGAATACCCAATGTTTCTCATTTAATTAAGGAATGGAGTCCTGCAGCTGCAAAGAATGCCAAAAGTTGGGCAAATGAATGTACTTTATCCCACAGTCCCCCAAACAAAAGGACAACTAGTAAGTAAAGTATCACTTTTAAATGAACAATGCTTCATTCAAACCATTATACAAACAATTTGCAGATAATGTAACCCCATTCATATTTAAGTGGTATTAATATTTTGCTGAATGAATAACATTTATAACACTGGAGTGTATGGATTCATCTATTCTGCATAAGCAACATTTTTTGAATATTGACTATAATTTCAACattaaagaaataatgaaaaatgtcCAAGAAATTTCACCATTTTTTAACTTCTGAAGAAAAATTGtggaaaaaatcaaatttttttagATTTATCTCCTTCCAATCCCGCTCCTCCCATTCTTTATCCCCAAAGAGCTCTAATAATATGAAAAGTGCTTGGTGAGAAGGTAAATCCGTTTTAACTGAGGTCACTTGCATTTGTTCACAGAGTGATGAACAATGCTATTGTTAATTTGAGTTTATGATGGATTCAAGACTGGATCCAGAGCAAGACCCTGGAAGTGAACACTCCTGACACATGAAAAAGTtagaatccagatccaaatttagGCTTTGATTGCGATCTTTGTTGTactagttttacactggtgtaattccattgacatctatggagttattcctgatttaagaATCTTTGCAAGAAATCCCATTTTCCCAATATTTTCATACGAAACACCAGGATGGATTAACAGTAGATCCTTAAAATCTGGACATAGTTTATGGAGGAAACGAGAAGGCTGGACCAATATGTGACTATTCAGGATGCATTAGACAAGGAACCATAGGGCAATGTCAAGAAGTTTATTTGTTCTGTCCAGAGTGGATGGATCTCAGAGTTTTACGGACATGTTGGCATTTTGGTGGATCTGGATTCTGCTATTAATTGCTGTCGTGAAAGTTCAGATAAACATCTGAATCTTCGAATACTTATGAGAACTAAAGGTAACCTTTGAACCACTGGAATTTACCCAACGCTATTCATTCATGACCTGAAGAGTGACAAGAGGGCAGGGTTGTAAAATGTGAGTATTCAGGAAATGAAATAGATTCTTCCCACCAGGCTCTTCTAGAAATTCCTGAATCTTCTGCTGGTTCTCCCCACATGCTGAAGCTTTTGTATCTTCTTAAGCCCCTTTCATTCACTTTTGTGAATGGTTTCCTTTCCATTTTCAGCAGTGGACTGTGGCGAAAATCTCTACATGTCAACTGCACCCAATTCCTGGTCAAATGCAATTCAAACCTGGTACAATGAGGTGGGACATTTCATATATGGCATTGGGTCAACCATACCAAATGCAATGATTGGCCATTATACTCAGGTAAGGATCATAACACCACTTGTCCTATTCATGTTTTAACTGATACATGCTTGctaaatgattaaaggtttttaagacccagcttgacaaagccttggctgggatgatttagttggtgttggtcttgctt from Chelonoidis abingdonii isolate Lonesome George chromosome 3, CheloAbing_2.0, whole genome shotgun sequence includes the following:
- the LOC116838698 gene encoding serotriflin-like translates to MILLAAFLGLAAVLQPSTGQTPELASLSADNINQQKEIVDKHNALRRRVMPTASNMLRMEWSPAAAKNAKSWANECTLSHSPPNKRTTTVDCGENLYMSTAPNSWSNAIQTWYNEVGHFIYGIGSTIPNAMIGHYTQVVWYRSYQIGCAIAFCPQRFYKYYYVCHYCPAGNYRNVMNTPYKSGPVCGDCPNACDNGLCTNPCKYVDIYLNCPNLKVFPGCTNSMINVICPASCRCTTEIK